From a region of the uncultured Draconibacterium sp. genome:
- a CDS encoding PAS domain-containing protein — translation MCWEFYYPKYQQNLKEAERETELKTLHKYSGKFNWKTDLKKVLKTYPYKALILTNETKRILWVNDGFSEMTGYPKSYAINRSPVFLQGENTSEAVKLRISEKIERNKPFKEVVVNYRKNGEMYNCEIQIFPLTGSNNSIHFLALEREVA, via the coding sequence ATGTGCTGGGAATTTTATTATCCCAAATACCAACAAAATTTAAAGGAAGCCGAAAGAGAAACAGAACTTAAAACACTTCATAAATATTCTGGTAAGTTTAACTGGAAAACAGATCTAAAAAAGGTATTAAAAACTTATCCATACAAAGCATTAATATTAACCAACGAAACCAAAAGAATTTTATGGGTTAACGATGGTTTTTCAGAGATGACGGGATATCCGAAATCATATGCCATAAACCGGAGTCCCGTATTTTTGCAAGGCGAAAATACTTCGGAAGCAGTAAAACTCAGAATAAGCGAAAAAATTGAACGAAACAAACCTTTCAAAGAAGTGGTAGTTAATTACCGAAAAAACGGTGAAATGTATAATTGCGAAATTCAAATCTTTCCGCTTACAGGCAGTAATAATTCAATACATTTTTTAGCATTGGAAAGAGAGGTTGCATAG
- the nrdD gene encoding anaerobic ribonucleoside-triphosphate reductase produces MVDLVHKVQLGYNENLKELQEKGMLPLFDAGYINMGRQYLTIGVNGLVEAAEFLGIEINDNPDYAAFTSEVLGLIETYNKKYRTKDTLFNCEMIPAETLGVKTCQVGS; encoded by the coding sequence GTGGTTGACCTGGTACACAAAGTACAATTGGGCTACAACGAAAATTTAAAAGAACTGCAGGAAAAAGGCATGCTTCCGCTGTTTGATGCCGGTTACATAAACATGGGTCGCCAGTACCTTACCATTGGTGTAAACGGCCTGGTTGAAGCCGCAGAATTCCTTGGAATTGAAATAAACGACAATCCTGATTACGCAGCATTTACCAGCGAAGTACTTGGTTTAATTGAAACATACAATAAAAAATACCGCACAAAAGACACCTTGTTCAATTGCGAAATGATTCCGGCCGAAACGTTGGGCGTAAAAACATGCCAAGTGGGATCGTGA
- the nrdG gene encoding anaerobic ribonucleoside-triphosphate reductase activating protein: MLKYYNYDIVFQEIPNEVTLAVNITNCPNRCKGCHSPHLQKDIGEELNEVQIVSLMKKYASSITCFCFMGGDGDPQRVAELANFIRLHYPETKTAWYSGCARLPEAFDSTNFQYIKLGGYVENLGNLKSDTTNQHLFEIQQDGFMKDVSYLFH; this comes from the coding sequence ATGCTTAAATATTACAACTACGATATCGTTTTTCAGGAAATTCCGAACGAAGTTACACTGGCAGTAAATATTACCAATTGCCCGAATCGGTGTAAAGGCTGCCACAGTCCGCATTTGCAGAAAGATATTGGCGAAGAACTGAACGAAGTGCAAATCGTTTCCTTGATGAAAAAATACGCCTCATCCATCACCTGTTTTTGTTTTATGGGCGGAGATGGCGATCCTCAAAGAGTAGCAGAATTGGCTAATTTTATACGCCTTCATTACCCGGAAACTAAAACTGCGTGGTACTCGGGTTGTGCCAGATTACCCGAAGCTTTTGACAGCACTAACTTTCAATACATAAAACTGGGCGGATACGTAGAAAATTTAGGTAACTTAAAAAGCGATACAACTAACCAGCATTTATTCGAAATTCAGCAAGATGGTTTTATGAAAGATGTGAGTTATTTATTTCATTAA
- a CDS encoding cob(I)yrinic acid a,c-diamide adenosyltransferase yields the protein METIRKKPENTELIITGRYAPQEIIDIADLVTEMKEIKHYYQNGVNARKGIEF from the coding sequence ATGGAAACCATCAGGAAAAAACCGGAAAATACCGAGCTGATTATTACCGGTAGATATGCCCCGCAGGAAATTATTGATATTGCCGACCTGGTAACCGAAATGAAGGAAATAAAACATTACTACCAAAACGGAGTTAATGCTCGAAAAGGAATTGAATTTTAA
- the nrdD gene encoding anaerobic ribonucleoside-triphosphate reductase → MLWFNQERTKTMLTFPVETMAMLTENGDTKDEEYGEFTAKMYADGHSFFTYLSDNADSLSSCCRLRNEIQDNGFSYTLGAGGVSTGSKSVLTINLNRCVQQAKKERIPYIISLKKWLTWYTKYNWATTKI, encoded by the coding sequence ATGCTTTGGTTTAACCAAGAGCGTACGAAAACCATGCTGACTTTCCCGGTAGAAACAATGGCAATGCTTACAGAAAACGGCGATACAAAAGATGAAGAATATGGCGAATTCACAGCAAAAATGTATGCCGATGGTCATTCGTTTTTCACCTATTTAAGCGATAATGCCGACAGTTTAAGTTCATGCTGCCGTTTACGTAACGAAATTCAGGACAATGGTTTTAGTTACACACTGGGAGCAGGTGGCGTTTCAACCGGCTCAAAAAGTGTATTAACAATTAACCTGAACCGTTGCGTACAACAAGCTAAAAAGGAACGAATTCCTTACATAATTTCCTTGAAGAAGTGGTTGACCTGGTACACAAAGTACAATTGGGCTACAACGAAAATTTAA
- the nrdD gene encoding anaerobic ribonucleoside-triphosphate reductase yields MCCRNAASGSKFDANANVDKKNIATLIGELPKGNFIRLNRRLLTDRLSDMFGKELSNKYLNFLSQHYIYKNDETSLAPYCASITMYPWLLDGTSKIGGNSTAPTNLKSFCGGFINMVFIVSSMLSGACATPEFLMYMNYFVAKEYGNDYYKRSHENADLSARKRSIDKVITDCFEQIVYSLNQPTGARNFQAVFWNIAYYDKYYFESLFGEFVFPDGSKPEWDSLNWLQNVLCFGLTKSVRKPC; encoded by the coding sequence TTGTGCTGCCGGAATGCTGCCAGTGGAAGTAAATTTGATGCCAATGCCAATGTCGATAAAAAAAACATTGCCACACTTATTGGCGAGCTTCCGAAAGGAAATTTTATCCGCTTAAACCGCCGCTTGCTCACCGACCGCCTTTCAGATATGTTTGGGAAAGAGTTATCGAATAAATACCTTAATTTTTTAAGTCAACATTACATCTATAAAAACGACGAAACCAGCCTGGCTCCCTATTGCGCCAGCATTACCATGTACCCCTGGTTGTTGGATGGCACCTCGAAAATTGGCGGAAATTCAACTGCACCAACCAACTTAAAATCGTTTTGTGGTGGTTTTATCAACATGGTATTTATCGTTTCAAGTATGTTGAGCGGTGCTTGTGCAACACCCGAGTTTTTAATGTATATGAACTATTTTGTGGCTAAAGAATATGGCAACGATTACTACAAACGCAGCCACGAAAACGCTGATTTATCGGCAAGAAAACGCTCGATTGATAAAGTGATTACTGATTGTTTCGAGCAAATTGTTTATTCGCTTAATCAACCAACCGGAGCACGAAATTTCCAGGCCGTATTCTGGAACATTGCCTATTACGATAAGTATTATTTTGAAAGCCTGTTTGGCGAATTTGTTTTCCCCGACGGAAGTAAACCCGAATGGGATTCGTTAAACTGGTTACAAAACGTTTTATGCTTTGGTTTAACCAAGAGCGTACGAAAACCATGCTGA
- the metE gene encoding 5-methyltetrahydropteroyltriglutamate--homocysteine S-methyltransferase: MPLEVLHLDLVRAPKQLDLFLEKIPKFLTLSLGLVDGRNIWANNLQESLEIIQKTAEKIGTDRIILAPSCSLLHVPYNLENENDETNLPLFVKKKMAFAFQKINELVLLKELASDKPSEQVQKKLKNNTLVFKNWSENPAINNSKVREQVSEVQNKWSEIDRKSDFNERIRKQQKKLNLPPFPTTMIGSLPQTTEVRKMRRNFINGDVSKKKYNEFIEAAIKNAVNWQEEVGIDVLVHGEFERNDMVEFFGEQLEGFARTQNGWVQSYGSRGVKPPIIFGDVFRKTPMTVDISKLAQSFTAKPMKGMLTGPVTILQWSFVRNDQSRKNTTIQLGLVIRDEVLNLEKAGLPIIQIDEPALREGLPIKKENQTDYLNWAVKCFKLCSWGVKDETQIHTHMCYAEFNDIIQSIVDMDADVISIETSRSQMELLDVFSKIRYPNQIGPGVFDIHSPRIPDVNEMTDLLFAASKYLPAKNIWVNPDCGLKTRDWKETKKTIKNMIHAAIRMREAISPQ; this comes from the coding sequence TTGCCACTTGAAGTTTTGCATCTTGATTTGGTACGTGCACCTAAACAGTTGGATTTGTTCCTCGAAAAAATACCAAAATTTTTAACCCTTTCGCTTGGATTGGTTGATGGCAGAAACATTTGGGCCAACAACCTGCAAGAGTCGCTGGAGATAATACAAAAAACTGCTGAAAAAATTGGCACCGACCGGATTATTCTGGCTCCTTCGTGTTCATTATTGCACGTTCCGTATAATCTTGAAAACGAAAACGACGAAACCAATCTCCCTCTTTTTGTCAAAAAGAAAATGGCTTTTGCTTTTCAGAAAATAAACGAGCTTGTATTACTGAAAGAACTGGCTTCAGACAAGCCTTCAGAACAAGTTCAAAAGAAGCTAAAAAACAACACCCTGGTGTTTAAAAACTGGTCTGAGAATCCGGCAATAAACAATTCTAAAGTGCGAGAGCAAGTTTCTGAAGTTCAGAATAAATGGAGTGAAATAGACCGAAAATCAGACTTTAATGAAAGAATTCGCAAACAACAGAAAAAACTAAATCTGCCTCCTTTTCCAACCACAATGATAGGCTCGTTGCCGCAAACTACCGAGGTTCGGAAAATGCGCCGCAATTTTATAAACGGAGACGTTTCGAAAAAGAAATACAATGAGTTTATCGAAGCAGCTATAAAAAATGCCGTTAATTGGCAGGAAGAAGTTGGGATTGATGTGCTTGTACATGGCGAATTTGAGCGAAACGACATGGTTGAATTTTTTGGTGAGCAACTGGAAGGTTTCGCCCGGACTCAAAACGGCTGGGTACAGAGTTACGGTTCGCGTGGAGTAAAACCACCCATCATTTTCGGCGATGTTTTTCGCAAAACACCAATGACCGTCGATATCTCGAAGTTGGCACAATCGTTTACCGCAAAACCGATGAAAGGAATGCTCACCGGTCCGGTTACTATTCTTCAGTGGTCGTTTGTGCGCAACGATCAATCACGAAAAAACACCACCATACAACTGGGGCTGGTCATTCGCGACGAAGTACTTAACCTCGAAAAAGCAGGATTGCCAATCATTCAAATTGATGAACCAGCTTTGCGCGAAGGCCTGCCAATAAAAAAAGAAAACCAAACCGACTATTTAAACTGGGCCGTAAAATGCTTTAAACTTTGTAGCTGGGGCGTAAAAGACGAAACACAAATTCACACCCACATGTGTTATGCCGAGTTTAACGATATCATTCAGTCTATCGTTGATATGGATGCCGATGTAATCAGCATTGAAACATCACGCTCGCAAATGGAGCTGCTGGACGTGTTTTCAAAAATTCGGTATCCAAATCAAATTGGTCCGGGAGTTTTCGATATTCATTCTCCACGAATTCCGGATGTAAATGAAATGACAGACCTTTTGTTTGCTGCCTCGAAATATTTGCCGGCAAAAAACATTTGGGTAAATCCTGATTGCGGATTAAAGACCAGAGACTGGAAGGAAACAAAAAAAACAATCAAAAATATGATTCATGCAGCAATTCGTATGAGGGAAGCGATTAGCCCTCAATAG
- a CDS encoding cob(I)yrinic acid a,c-diamide adenosyltransferase has protein sequence MKGYTQVYTGNGKGKTTGAFGLALRAVGADKKVFFAQFVKGKTYAEIEAVNKFLPDITIKQYGLGCFIVKNPTQKDIDAAQKGLAEVTKIIQSGQYDVVILDEANIALYYKLFPVESLWKPSGKNRKIPS, from the coding sequence ATGAAAGGCTATACACAAGTTTACACCGGCAACGGAAAAGGCAAAACAACGGGTGCTTTTGGCCTGGCATTAAGAGCAGTTGGTGCCGATAAAAAAGTATTCTTTGCCCAGTTTGTAAAAGGAAAAACCTATGCTGAAATTGAAGCTGTGAACAAGTTTCTGCCCGATATAACCATCAAACAATATGGCTTGGGGTGTTTTATCGTGAAAAATCCAACACAGAAAGATATTGACGCGGCACAAAAAGGATTGGCAGAGGTTACTAAAATAATTCAATCGGGGCAATACGATGTGGTAATTCTCGACGAAGCCAACATCGCTTTGTATTACAAGCTTTTTCCGGTGGAATCACTATGGAAACCATCAGGAAAAAACCGGAAAATACCGAGCTGA
- a CDS encoding ATP cone domain-containing protein — protein MSSTQISIVKRDGKRVPFSMNKIKNAIRKAFLSVGSFASDDDLTNILHRVNIQEDMNVEEVQNQVERSLMAENYFAVAKSYMLYRQKHSEDRETRDRIKFLIEYCAAGMLPVEVNLMPMPMSIKKTLPHLLASFRKEILSA, from the coding sequence ATGAGTAGTACGCAAATCTCAATCGTAAAAAGAGACGGAAAGCGGGTTCCGTTTTCCATGAATAAAATAAAAAATGCAATCAGGAAAGCTTTTCTTTCTGTAGGAAGTTTTGCAAGCGACGATGACCTTACCAACATTCTGCACCGGGTAAATATTCAGGAAGATATGAATGTTGAAGAAGTTCAAAACCAGGTGGAGCGTTCGTTAATGGCCGAAAACTATTTTGCCGTGGCTAAATCGTATATGCTTTATCGCCAGAAACATTCAGAAGACAGGGAAACCCGTGATCGTATTAAATTTCTGATTGAATATTGTGCTGCCGGAATGCTGCCAGTGGAAGTAAATTTGATGCCAATGCCAATGTCGATAAAAAAAACATTGCCACACTTATTGGCGAGCTTCCGAAAGGAAATTTTATCCGCTTAA